In Paenibacillus guangzhouensis, a single window of DNA contains:
- a CDS encoding metallophosphoesterase: protein MLWVIIAILIGLIVLVLIRMSYEAGHTVIQEEHIALPELPDPWHETKFLFISDIHRRHISEEWIASLAANHTQIELILLGGDMTERGVPLERVKRNMQLLRRIAPIYAVHGNHDYKADYRQLDIVLRECGVQVIDNEAIWLEKENQGVWLVGVDDLLTDRANLRLAFSEPRFQPAFTMMLVHDPGIVQQLHDEPVNLILAGHTHGGQFRLPGIGPLVTHGIYRQYSCGLYTLDRVVRKGSEALIRVFISRGFGTSHLPLRLFCPAEVHIITLHQQDNATK from the coding sequence GTGCTATGGGTGATTATTGCGATATTGATTGGATTGATCGTGCTCGTTCTAATTCGAATGAGCTATGAAGCCGGACATACCGTGATTCAGGAGGAGCATATTGCGCTCCCGGAGCTGCCTGATCCATGGCATGAGACGAAGTTCCTGTTCATTAGTGATATCCATCGCCGTCACATCTCGGAGGAATGGATTGCATCTCTAGCAGCGAATCACACACAGATCGAATTGATCCTGCTCGGAGGGGATATGACGGAACGCGGGGTGCCGTTGGAGCGGGTGAAGCGTAACATGCAGCTTCTACGCAGGATCGCCCCCATCTATGCGGTACATGGCAATCATGATTACAAGGCGGACTATAGACAACTAGATATTGTACTCCGGGAATGTGGCGTGCAAGTGATTGATAATGAGGCGATTTGGCTGGAAAAAGAAAATCAAGGCGTGTGGCTTGTCGGTGTAGATGATCTGCTGACCGATCGGGCGAATTTGAGACTCGCATTCTCAGAGCCAAGATTCCAACCCGCCTTCACGATGATGCTCGTTCACGATCCAGGAATTGTCCAGCAGTTGCATGATGAACCGGTTAACCTTATCCTTGCGGGTCATACGCATGGAGGACAGTTCCGATTGCCAGGCATTGGTCCGCTCGTCACCCACGGGATTTATCGTCAGTATTCCTGCGGATTATATACACTTGACCGTGTTGTCCGTAAGGGAAGCGAGGCGCTTATCCGTGTTTTCATCAGTAGAGGATTCGGTACGTCGCATCTGCCGCTTCGTTTATTTTGCCCAGCCGAAGTACATATCATTACGCTCCATCAACAAGATAACGCCACAAAATGA
- a CDS encoding CPBP family intramembrane glutamic endopeptidase yields the protein MKKINFKRFKLKQVTVHDLNDRLLLINLYITQALTLIIGIIWLIFQRRNPITLLSWPEGIEFLYWGVGLSVLVLAADLLAGRFVPEDAMNDGGINDMLFKKRPIWHIFIIAAMVAICEEVLFRGAIQHNLGPYWTSILFAVIHVRYLKHWIPTGLVFAISYGMGYIYIQAGTLWAPIITHFIVDFVLGLIIRYRRDS from the coding sequence ATGAAAAAAATCAACTTTAAACGCTTCAAGCTCAAACAAGTCACCGTTCATGATCTCAATGATCGCTTATTATTGATTAATTTGTATATCACGCAAGCTCTTACTCTTATTATCGGTATCATATGGCTTATTTTTCAGAGAAGAAATCCGATAACTCTATTATCATGGCCAGAAGGAATTGAATTTCTATACTGGGGAGTCGGTCTCTCTGTTCTTGTATTAGCCGCAGATCTACTAGCAGGACGTTTTGTTCCAGAGGATGCGATGAATGATGGCGGAATAAATGACATGTTGTTCAAGAAGCGGCCGATCTGGCATATTTTCATCATTGCGGCGATGGTAGCGATTTGTGAGGAAGTGTTATTTCGTGGTGCGATTCAGCATAACTTAGGACCATATTGGACGAGTATTCTATTCGCAGTCATTCATGTACGATATTTAAAGCATTGGATTCCGACAGGACTCGTGTTCGCGATCAGTTACGGAATGGGGTATATCTACATCCAAGCGGGGACCTTATGGGCACCCATCATCACACATTTCATCGTCGATTTCGTATTAGGACTGATCATTCGTTACCGGAGGGATTCATGA